From one Suicoccus acidiformans genomic stretch:
- a CDS encoding DUF1002 domain-containing protein, with translation MTLKRKILMGLTATALLAPAVSPVVYMTSAAAVVSQQTQGAGMVALGGSLSGQDATQTLQLLGAGNVDQSKIIYVDGPMVNQYLQDGSNAGTTVLSSAFIQPMQEGYGVQVQIVTPQNITQVSQLTYQNAAITAGARNAQIRIATVSPVTGEGALAGVYALLESTGTQVNPQDAQVAQQEISVVNNVSQYTPLNNIQVNQIIAQVKAEVTTNIVNNVQVDEATITNIVNQVLEANGVNPDENPEVTQEVVGYAEEYANTDAAQNEETIQQLETSIQGSWSDILPTLQPTQTAEDILAGERLGFSEQSEFHPILQAFADRFYQVVESGELVENTYAQTFTFEAMTPGLSTEEKNALNELRAQMYQYASSQVGDVKDTWLNQLNGAQQMRSSDPVLAEIVQQVANATGLAPEVFAYRDFEQDGTVIQMAAYYDGPDHQSVAGRFAYDTATQEIFAVDEMMNVTPLTPFDFQTAYGVSVENAYIPSVEIPADYTIPGYTPEESTESSEEEAEETGEETPADAPTEEAPVEEPIEEPAPAEEVIEEPVTVPQDPASMGEEGTQEVAQ, from the coding sequence ATGACGTTGAAACGTAAAATTCTTATGGGACTTACTGCGACAGCCTTACTGGCACCTGCCGTTAGTCCAGTGGTATATATGACATCAGCAGCGGCAGTTGTGAGTCAACAAACTCAAGGGGCAGGCATGGTAGCCTTAGGTGGATCGCTGTCTGGTCAAGATGCGACTCAAACCTTGCAACTTTTAGGTGCGGGCAATGTCGATCAAAGTAAAATTATCTATGTGGATGGCCCAATGGTGAATCAGTATTTACAAGATGGCTCTAATGCAGGTACAACCGTTCTATCGAGTGCCTTTATTCAACCTATGCAAGAAGGTTATGGTGTCCAAGTGCAAATTGTCACCCCGCAGAATATTACTCAAGTCTCTCAACTTACTTACCAGAATGCGGCCATTACAGCAGGTGCACGCAATGCTCAGATTCGCATTGCAACCGTATCACCGGTAACCGGTGAAGGGGCCTTGGCTGGGGTCTATGCCTTGTTAGAGTCTACGGGAACCCAAGTGAACCCACAAGACGCCCAAGTGGCCCAACAAGAAATTAGCGTAGTGAATAATGTAAGCCAGTACACCCCACTGAATAATATCCAGGTTAATCAAATCATAGCGCAAGTTAAAGCAGAAGTTACGACCAATATTGTTAACAATGTCCAAGTGGATGAAGCAACTATCACGAATATTGTTAACCAAGTATTAGAAGCCAATGGCGTAAACCCTGACGAGAATCCTGAAGTAACCCAAGAAGTTGTCGGTTATGCTGAAGAGTATGCCAATACCGACGCTGCGCAGAACGAAGAGACGATTCAACAGTTAGAAACAAGTATTCAAGGTAGCTGGTCTGACATCTTGCCGACTCTACAACCAACACAGACGGCAGAAGATATTCTAGCTGGCGAACGGTTAGGCTTTAGTGAACAAAGTGAATTCCATCCAATACTTCAAGCTTTTGCTGACCGCTTCTATCAAGTCGTCGAAAGTGGTGAATTGGTAGAGAACACTTATGCACAGACCTTTACCTTTGAAGCGATGACGCCAGGTCTTTCCACAGAAGAAAAGAATGCCTTAAATGAGTTGCGGGCTCAGATGTATCAATATGCATCCAGCCAAGTAGGGGATGTGAAGGATACGTGGTTGAATCAATTAAATGGAGCCCAACAAATGCGCTCAAGTGATCCTGTGTTAGCAGAAATTGTTCAGCAAGTTGCCAACGCCACCGGTCTTGCCCCAGAAGTCTTTGCTTACCGCGACTTTGAACAAGATGGTACTGTCATTCAAATGGCTGCCTACTACGATGGACCCGACCATCAATCGGTAGCAGGGCGTTTCGCTTATGATACCGCAACGCAAGAAATCTTTGCAGTAGATGAAATGATGAACGTAACACCTCTGACACCATTCGATTTCCAAACTGCCTATGGGGTAAGTGTCGAAAATGCTTATATCCCAAGCGTAGAGATTCCAGCGGACTATACGATTCCTGGCTATACACCAGAAGAAAGTACAGAGTCTTCTGAAGAAGAAGCAGAAGAGACAGGCGAAGAGACACCAGCGGATGCTCCTACAGAAGAAGCTCCCGTTGAAGAACCGATTGAGGAGCCGGCTCCAGCAGAAGAAGTTATTGAAGAGCCAGTAACAGTGCCTCAAGACCCTGCATCGATGGGTGAAGAAGGTACACAAGAAGTTGCGCAGTAA
- the recN gene encoding DNA repair protein RecN gives MLESLSIENFAIIEAVHLTLETGMTVLSGETGAGKSIIIDALGMLCGGRGSVDFIREGSDRLTVEGLFNFERIPEGLRQTLADFGIELRQEEGLIIRREIRQSGRNIIRINGQLANVTLLKDIGQYLVDIHGQNEHQALLDIRQHLGMLDAFAKDSLQETYASYQAAFQTYRGLLAEYQQAFLEETDQMERLRFLKFQAEELAEVELIPGEEEELQALSQRMQHQQKNAELLYGITYALNESEQSVLSQLSGIQANLEQIVSFDFSYPQLLETLREAQAMLEDISHQLAQSQSFIEDSSMDIDAVEARLSELSALKRKYKRSIDELIEYKANLAEEIDRIEHREAYLERLEADLTQAYKQAFELAENLHHQREQAGADLEEAIERELADLYMKDSRFHVRFESAPLFDRLNEQLHPQIPFVQLNEQGLDRVEFYIATNAGESLKPLVRVASGGELSRFMLALKTVFSRDSQAKVMVFDEIDTGVSGRVAQAIAEKMHEVSERHQVLAITHLAQVAAISDQQLYIRKMVSHERTQTQVSPVDGEERVELIAQMMSGKDISDHSRDLAREMLE, from the coding sequence GTGTTAGAGAGTTTATCGATTGAGAATTTCGCAATCATCGAAGCGGTTCATTTAACGTTAGAAACTGGCATGACCGTGCTTTCTGGTGAAACCGGGGCAGGTAAGTCGATTATTATCGATGCACTCGGCATGCTGTGTGGTGGCCGGGGGTCAGTGGATTTTATCCGCGAAGGAAGTGATCGCTTAACGGTTGAAGGTTTATTTAATTTTGAACGCATTCCAGAGGGACTCAGGCAGACTTTGGCTGATTTCGGCATTGAATTGAGGCAAGAAGAAGGCTTAATTATCCGCCGGGAAATTCGTCAATCAGGGCGCAATATCATCCGTATTAACGGTCAGCTGGCTAATGTGACGCTTTTGAAGGATATTGGCCAGTATTTGGTGGATATTCATGGGCAGAATGAGCATCAAGCGCTATTGGATATTCGCCAACACTTAGGAATGTTGGATGCTTTTGCCAAGGATTCGCTTCAAGAGACTTATGCTTCTTATCAAGCTGCTTTCCAAACTTACCGCGGCCTGTTGGCTGAATATCAGCAGGCTTTTCTTGAGGAAACAGATCAAATGGAGCGTTTGCGTTTCTTGAAGTTTCAGGCGGAGGAATTGGCCGAGGTGGAGCTTATTCCGGGTGAGGAAGAAGAATTGCAGGCTTTGAGTCAACGCATGCAACACCAGCAGAAGAATGCAGAGTTGCTATATGGAATAACTTACGCCTTGAATGAATCTGAGCAATCCGTTCTGAGTCAACTATCAGGCATTCAAGCCAACCTCGAACAAATTGTCAGCTTTGATTTCAGCTATCCCCAATTACTAGAAACTTTGCGGGAGGCGCAAGCTATGTTGGAGGATATTTCCCATCAGTTAGCGCAAAGTCAAAGCTTTATTGAAGATAGTTCCATGGATATTGATGCAGTAGAAGCGAGATTAAGTGAACTGTCAGCTCTTAAGCGTAAGTATAAGCGTTCCATTGATGAACTTATTGAATATAAGGCCAATTTAGCGGAAGAAATCGACCGAATCGAGCACCGGGAGGCCTATCTAGAGCGCTTGGAAGCCGATTTAACCCAAGCTTATAAACAAGCCTTCGAGCTTGCAGAAAATTTGCATCACCAGCGAGAACAAGCAGGCGCAGATTTGGAAGAAGCTATTGAAAGAGAGTTGGCTGATTTATATATGAAAGATAGCCGCTTTCACGTCCGCTTCGAGAGTGCCCCGCTGTTTGACCGTTTAAATGAACAACTACATCCCCAAATTCCTTTTGTACAATTGAATGAGCAAGGCTTAGACCGGGTGGAGTTTTATATTGCTACCAATGCGGGCGAATCCTTGAAGCCCTTAGTCCGTGTTGCCAGTGGCGGTGAATTATCCCGCTTCATGTTAGCCTTAAAGACTGTCTTCAGCCGTGATTCACAGGCCAAAGTGATGGTTTTTGATGAGATTGATACAGGTGTGTCCGGGCGGGTGGCTCAAGCCATTGCTGAGAAGATGCACGAGGTAAGTGAACGCCATCAAGTTCTTGCCATTACCCACCTCGCCCAAGTGGCTGCGATCAGTGATCAACAGCTCTACATTCGCAAGATGGTCAGCCATGAGCGAACCCAAACGCAAGTTAGCCCGGTGGACGGGGAAGAGCGAGTGGAACTAATTGCCCAAATGATGTCTGGGAAAGATATTAGTGATCATTCAAGAGATTTAGCAAGAGAAATGCTGGAGTGA
- the def gene encoding peptide deformylase, producing MITMKDFIAENNPILRQEAEPVSFPLDEETQELITEMREFLINSQDDEIAEKYGLRAGVGLAAPQLGVSKQIFAVYLVEYTDEGERGDTIIDQIFINPKIKSHAVQKAALRDGEGCLSVPHDVPGFVPRPRRVTLEYRDEHGEVHTVKLRDYEAIVVQHEMDHLKGILFYDHIDADQPWRQGDDLTII from the coding sequence ATGATAACCATGAAAGATTTCATTGCGGAAAATAACCCAATTTTACGTCAGGAAGCTGAACCGGTTTCTTTCCCATTAGACGAGGAAACGCAAGAACTGATTACAGAAATGCGCGAGTTTCTTATTAATAGCCAAGACGATGAAATTGCCGAGAAATACGGCTTGCGTGCAGGTGTAGGCTTGGCCGCACCCCAATTGGGTGTCAGCAAGCAAATTTTTGCTGTTTACTTAGTTGAGTACACAGATGAAGGAGAACGTGGCGACACAATCATCGATCAAATCTTCATCAACCCTAAGATTAAAAGCCATGCCGTCCAAAAAGCGGCCCTGAGAGACGGGGAAGGTTGCCTATCCGTACCCCATGATGTTCCTGGCTTTGTGCCTCGTCCGCGCCGGGTGACCCTGGAATACCGAGACGAACACGGTGAAGTTCATACAGTCAAATTACGTGATTACGAAGCGATTGTTGTCCAACATGAAATGGATCATTTGAAAGGTATTCTATTCTACGACCACATCGATGCGGACCAACCATGGCGACAAGGGGATGACCTTACGATTATTTAG
- a CDS encoding polyprenyl synthetase family protein, whose amino-acid sequence MKALNTNKLRVRFEEALDQYVKQSATDIELLKPMLYSLKGGGKRVRPLLLLSVLRLNQHKSVELGLSTAIALEYIHTYSLIHDDLPAMDNDDLRRGQPTSHIQFDEATAILTGDALLTDAFGVIAEDKNLRPKVRVKLLQALSRAAGSVGMVAGQLKDIQAEEQVISLDQLQEIHALKTGCLFNFAVEAGAVIAGLEAEKAHFKGFSDAFGIAYQIHNDLMDVQASEVETGKQTGQDAVLQKATYPSILGLEESYQALDEQMNLAEASLKQLTQRTGRPYMELMQFMEYLDVVR is encoded by the coding sequence ATGAAAGCATTAAATACGAATAAATTACGGGTACGTTTCGAAGAGGCCTTAGATCAATACGTCAAGCAGTCAGCTACCGACATTGAGCTTTTAAAGCCGATGCTTTATTCGCTTAAAGGTGGCGGCAAACGAGTGCGTCCCCTTCTTTTGTTAAGTGTCTTACGGCTAAATCAACATAAATCAGTCGAATTAGGCTTGTCTACCGCTATTGCTTTGGAATATATTCATACCTACTCGCTGATTCATGATGATTTACCGGCAATGGATAATGATGATTTGCGGAGAGGTCAGCCGACGAGTCACATTCAATTTGATGAAGCCACAGCCATTCTAACTGGTGATGCTTTATTGACGGATGCCTTTGGCGTGATCGCTGAAGACAAGAACTTACGCCCTAAGGTGCGGGTAAAGTTACTTCAAGCTTTGAGCCGAGCAGCCGGGTCTGTAGGCATGGTTGCTGGTCAGTTGAAAGATATTCAAGCCGAAGAACAAGTGATTTCCTTAGACCAACTCCAAGAAATTCATGCCCTTAAAACCGGTTGCTTATTTAATTTTGCCGTGGAAGCTGGTGCGGTGATTGCTGGCTTAGAGGCGGAGAAAGCGCATTTTAAAGGCTTTAGTGATGCGTTCGGGATTGCCTATCAAATTCATAATGATTTAATGGATGTTCAAGCTAGTGAAGTAGAAACTGGCAAGCAGACAGGTCAAGATGCTGTCTTACAGAAGGCGACTTATCCAAGTATTCTCGGCTTAGAGGAAAGTTACCAAGCTTTAGATGAGCAGATGAATCTTGCTGAGGCGAGCTTGAAACAGTTGACACAACGCACTGGTCGTCCATATATGGAATTAATGCAATTTATGGAATATTTGGATGTTGTTAGATAG
- a CDS encoding TlyA family RNA methyltransferase — MAKERVDKLVVQQGLTETREQAKRLIMAGQIYNQDNLRYDKPGEKIATDTELHIKGKTLPYVSRGGLKLAKALETFDLDLTGRIMLDIGASTGGFTDVALQAGAAQVYALDVGYNQLAYQLRQDERVIVMERVNFRYSQPEDFQVGQPNFASIDVSFISLGLILPPLQAILAEGEDVVALIKPQFEAGPERIGKNGVIRDKQVHRDVLSEVLEMMSGLGYDIQDVTYSPITGGEGNIEFLAHLKNTKLANESWLNIDIPGLVEAAHAQFEA, encoded by the coding sequence GTGGCGAAGGAACGCGTGGATAAATTAGTTGTACAACAAGGGCTTACCGAAACCCGCGAGCAGGCCAAGCGTTTGATAATGGCTGGGCAAATATATAATCAAGATAATTTACGTTATGACAAGCCTGGCGAGAAGATTGCGACCGATACCGAGCTTCATATCAAAGGCAAAACCTTACCTTACGTCAGTCGAGGTGGCCTGAAGTTAGCTAAAGCGCTTGAGACATTTGATCTGGACTTGACGGGGCGGATTATGCTGGATATTGGTGCCTCAACGGGCGGCTTTACTGACGTTGCCTTACAGGCTGGGGCAGCGCAAGTCTACGCTTTAGATGTGGGTTACAATCAATTGGCCTATCAATTGCGTCAAGATGAACGTGTCATTGTGATGGAACGGGTGAACTTCCGTTATAGTCAGCCGGAAGACTTTCAAGTAGGCCAACCGAATTTTGCCAGTATTGATGTGTCCTTTATTTCTTTAGGCCTCATCTTACCGCCCCTACAAGCAATTCTTGCTGAGGGAGAAGATGTCGTCGCTTTAATTAAACCGCAATTTGAGGCAGGTCCTGAACGTATTGGTAAGAATGGGGTTATACGTGACAAACAAGTTCACCGGGACGTTCTAAGTGAAGTTCTGGAAATGATGAGTGGCTTAGGTTATGATATTCAAGACGTAACGTATTCACCGATTACTGGCGGGGAAGGAAACATTGAGTTTCTCGCTCATTTGAAGAATACGAAGCTAGCGAATGAATCTTGGTTAAACATTGATATTCCAGGGCTGGTAGAAGCAGCTCACGCACAATTTGAAGCTTAG
- the hflX gene encoding GTPase HflX, with protein sequence MIETEVSPDRVILVGVQTDELGEDKFNYLMEEMVRLTETAGGEIVGEVTQKLPRPNNKTVIGKGKLEALAAQVELEEANLVIFLNSMSPNVNRTIEEELGVRVIDRVQLILDIFAMRAKSSAGKLQVELAQYEYLLPRITGQGTSLSRLGGGIGTRGPGETKLETDRRHIRSRIGRIKKELKQLEAHRERTRERRQSGRDFNIGFVGYTNAGKSTLLEGLTDSKTYVQDQLFATLDPLTRKMTIRGHNTFTLTDTVGFIEELPTELIYAFKSTLEEIRDVDLLVHVVDASHPARDMHEDTVMNLLRELKMDKIPMLVVYNKKDCLNKDLFTPTLHPSILISACSNSDIHRLKELIWQSCIELAESYTVSVQPEESDLLALYHQKTLVESLEFDEVKECYIVKGYRRTNHK encoded by the coding sequence ATGATTGAAACGGAAGTCAGTCCCGATCGCGTCATATTAGTCGGTGTCCAAACAGATGAACTGGGCGAGGATAAATTTAACTATTTAATGGAAGAGATGGTTCGCCTCACTGAAACCGCCGGTGGAGAAATTGTCGGCGAAGTGACGCAAAAACTTCCCCGACCGAATAACAAAACCGTTATCGGCAAGGGTAAATTAGAAGCCTTAGCGGCCCAGGTAGAATTGGAGGAAGCGAATTTAGTTATTTTCCTCAATTCGATGTCACCTAATGTTAACCGTACCATTGAAGAAGAACTCGGAGTCCGAGTGATTGACCGGGTGCAGCTCATCTTAGATATCTTCGCCATGCGAGCCAAAAGCAGTGCCGGTAAATTACAAGTGGAACTAGCCCAATATGAGTATCTCTTGCCAAGAATTACTGGCCAAGGAACAAGCTTATCCCGTTTAGGGGGCGGAATTGGAACGAGAGGTCCCGGTGAGACGAAATTAGAAACAGACCGCCGGCACATTCGTTCAAGAATTGGACGTATTAAGAAGGAATTGAAGCAACTGGAAGCCCACCGGGAACGTACTCGGGAGCGTCGCCAAAGTGGGCGAGACTTTAATATCGGTTTCGTTGGCTACACTAACGCGGGCAAATCTACCCTTCTAGAAGGGCTTACCGATTCGAAAACTTACGTGCAGGATCAATTGTTCGCCACCTTGGATCCTTTAACGCGCAAGATGACGATTCGCGGGCATAATACCTTTACATTAACAGATACAGTAGGTTTTATTGAGGAATTACCAACGGAATTGATTTATGCCTTTAAATCTACCTTGGAAGAGATTCGCGATGTGGATTTATTGGTCCATGTCGTAGATGCCTCACATCCTGCGCGTGATATGCATGAAGATACAGTCATGAATCTGCTCCGCGAACTGAAGATGGATAAGATTCCAATGCTTGTCGTCTATAACAAGAAAGACTGTCTAAATAAAGACTTATTCACACCAACCTTGCATCCAAGCATTCTTATAAGCGCCTGTTCTAACAGCGACATACACCGCTTGAAGGAGCTAATATGGCAGTCATGCATTGAACTAGCTGAATCCTACACAGTATCGGTTCAACCGGAAGAATCTGATTTATTAGCCTTATATCATCAGAAAACTTTAGTAGAATCACTCGAATTTGATGAAGTCAAAGAGTGTTATATTGTTAAAGGCTATCGCCGAACCAACCACAAATAA
- a CDS encoding exodeoxyribonuclease VII small subunit, giving the protein MSESNAKTPKNFEEALGQLEQIVQQLEQGDLPLEQALSAFQEGVQLSQYCQKTLRSAEETVAKMMTESGEQALDEVEP; this is encoded by the coding sequence ATGTCAGAATCAAATGCTAAGACACCTAAGAATTTCGAAGAGGCCTTGGGTCAATTAGAACAGATTGTCCAGCAATTGGAGCAAGGTGATTTGCCTTTGGAACAAGCTTTGAGTGCTTTCCAAGAAGGTGTCCAACTCAGTCAATATTGTCAGAAAACTTTGCGGAGCGCAGAAGAAACCGTTGCTAAAATGATGACAGAAAGTGGCGAACAGGCCTTGGATGAGGTTGAGCCATGA
- the xseA gene encoding exodeoxyribonuclease VII large subunit — protein MSQVAKQEKYLTVQALTQYIKRKFDADPYMQKVFVIGEISNFRLRPNGHQYFSLKDDKARIGAVMYRGAFSKLPFKLEEGMKVLAQGRIAVYEPNGNYQLIIEQMEPDGIGAYYLALEQLKEKLRLEGALDRPKRPIVRFPRKIAVITSPTGAVIRDIITTVKRRYPIVALTVFPTRVQGKEAVGEIVRAFQLVEAQAQDFDTIILARGGGSIEDLWSFNEEAVARAILASSVPVISSIGHETDTTIADLVADLRAPTPTAAAEQAVPVLTEVLQYIQQTEARIYMAMNQRIQLGHKHLERLSRSYALAQPERLYQPYQQRLDQLMDQLQRVNERQLQTKSLQAQGLSQRLLFQNPKQDIQHYQQVVSDVTRRLARSSQQLLKDKQAELAKQAQLLNAVSPLQSLARGYAVVEQADQVVKGIKAVAVGQTVDVRLVDGSFSAKVEAVYPEPMEEKTSEKE, from the coding sequence ATGTCTCAAGTAGCCAAGCAAGAGAAATATTTAACAGTCCAAGCGCTCACGCAATATATTAAGCGCAAGTTTGACGCCGATCCTTATATGCAGAAGGTTTTCGTTATTGGTGAGATTTCAAACTTTCGCTTGCGACCGAATGGTCATCAGTATTTCAGTTTGAAGGATGATAAAGCGCGAATTGGCGCGGTCATGTATCGGGGTGCTTTCAGTAAGTTGCCATTTAAATTGGAAGAGGGAATGAAAGTCCTCGCTCAGGGGCGCATCGCTGTCTACGAGCCGAATGGGAATTACCAGCTAATTATTGAGCAGATGGAGCCGGATGGGATTGGGGCCTACTACCTTGCCTTAGAACAGCTCAAGGAGAAATTGCGCCTTGAAGGGGCGTTGGACCGGCCAAAGCGTCCAATTGTCCGTTTCCCTCGCAAAATAGCGGTCATCACAAGTCCGACAGGAGCTGTTATTCGCGATATTATTACAACGGTGAAACGACGCTATCCTATTGTTGCCCTAACGGTTTTCCCCACCCGGGTGCAAGGCAAAGAGGCGGTCGGGGAGATTGTTCGTGCCTTTCAACTTGTTGAAGCCCAAGCCCAGGATTTTGATACGATTATTCTAGCGCGTGGGGGTGGTTCGATTGAAGATTTGTGGAGTTTCAATGAAGAAGCTGTCGCCCGAGCAATCCTGGCTTCTAGCGTGCCAGTTATTTCGTCGATTGGCCATGAAACGGATACAACCATTGCAGATTTAGTGGCAGACTTAAGGGCGCCTACACCTACGGCGGCTGCTGAGCAGGCGGTGCCTGTTCTAACTGAGGTATTACAGTATATTCAACAAACTGAAGCTAGAATTTATATGGCGATGAATCAACGGATTCAGCTAGGCCATAAACATTTGGAACGTTTAAGTCGCTCTTATGCCCTCGCTCAACCTGAGCGTTTGTATCAACCATACCAGCAAAGGCTCGATCAGTTGATGGATCAATTACAAAGGGTCAATGAACGTCAACTTCAAACGAAAAGCTTACAAGCACAAGGCTTATCCCAAAGACTCCTCTTTCAGAATCCTAAGCAAGATATTCAACACTATCAGCAAGTCGTATCAGATGTTACTAGACGCTTGGCGCGCTCCAGTCAACAGCTATTAAAGGATAAGCAGGCAGAATTAGCCAAACAAGCCCAGCTTTTGAATGCGGTAAGCCCCTTGCAAAGCTTAGCGCGAGGTTATGCGGTAGTTGAGCAAGCTGATCAAGTTGTCAAAGGAATTAAAGCAGTAGCAGTAGGGCAAACTGTTGATGTAAGATTAGTGGATGGAAGTTTCAGCGCCAAAGTTGAGGCAGTCTATCCTGAGCCAATGGAAGAAAAAACGAGTGAAAAGGAATGA
- the miaA gene encoding tRNA (adenosine(37)-N6)-dimethylallyltransferase MiaA — MEENLRKIPLIVIAGPTGVGKSALSIELAKHFSGEVINGDSMQIYEALDIGTGKITEAEMQGIPHHLLSFKKSWESYDASQFKADATEAIQAIYERGNLPIVVGGTGLYIEGLLFDLGFGQAGSHDPAVRRRLQERAAALGNEVLWQELKAMDAGAAAKIPVQNTRRLIRALEVIEVTGKLFSEQEEHKNQVQVFDSCLLVLDRPRDVLYDRINRRVELMIDEGLEEEAEALYQRSPEQNEQSTKGIGYKEWWPYFQGQATLAEVIAAIQQNSRRYAKRQLTWFRNRFQEKHWLTIESEAKALEEAIDIVSRHLNIEEMSN; from the coding sequence ATGGAAGAGAACTTAAGAAAGATTCCCCTGATTGTAATTGCCGGGCCGACGGGGGTAGGTAAATCGGCTTTGAGTATTGAACTAGCCAAGCATTTTAGTGGAGAGGTTATTAATGGGGATAGCATGCAGATTTATGAAGCATTGGATATTGGCACCGGCAAAATTACCGAAGCAGAAATGCAAGGAATTCCCCATCACCTACTTAGTTTCAAAAAGTCTTGGGAAAGTTATGATGCAAGTCAATTCAAAGCCGACGCAACGGAAGCGATTCAGGCCATCTACGAGCGAGGTAATTTGCCAATTGTTGTAGGTGGCACGGGTCTTTATATTGAAGGCTTGTTGTTCGATTTAGGCTTTGGGCAAGCAGGAAGCCATGACCCAGCTGTTCGGCGACGACTCCAAGAGCGGGCAGCAGCACTTGGGAATGAAGTCCTCTGGCAAGAGTTGAAAGCAATGGATGCTGGGGCGGCAGCGAAGATTCCTGTGCAGAATACTCGGCGATTAATACGCGCTTTAGAAGTAATTGAGGTTACTGGAAAGTTGTTCTCCGAGCAAGAAGAACATAAGAATCAAGTGCAAGTATTTGATAGTTGCCTCTTGGTCTTGGACCGCCCGCGCGATGTGCTTTACGACCGGATTAATCGGCGGGTTGAGTTGATGATTGATGAAGGACTGGAAGAAGAGGCAGAAGCCCTCTACCAAAGAAGTCCTGAGCAGAACGAGCAGAGCACCAAAGGTATAGGCTATAAAGAATGGTGGCCTTATTTCCAAGGACAGGCAACGCTAGCTGAAGTCATCGCAGCAATTCAACAGAATTCAAGGCGCTATGCTAAGCGTCAGCTGACGTGGTTTCGGAATCGTTTCCAAGAGAAGCACTGGCTGACAATTGAGTCAGAAGCAAAAGCACTCGAAGAAGCGATTGACATTGTTAGCAGACATTTAAATATAGAGGAGATGTCAAATTAA